The Rhodococcus sp. B50 DNA window CCACCACGGAGTACTCGCTCGCGTCGCCCTGGACGACCCGGCTGCGCGTTCCGTCGACGCCGACGGGGATGTCGCCGGCGAGGGTGATGCGCTGCAACCGGCGGGCGTGGTCGCCGAAATCGGCGATGCCGTAGTGCTGCGTGGCGCGGTTGTCCCAGATCGCGACGTCGCCGTCCTCCCACGCCCATCGGAAGGTGTTCTCCAGCTTCGTGATCCGGCTCTGAAGGAGCTGGAACAGCGCCGCAGTCTCCGACGACTTGAGGCCGACGAATTCCTTCACGAAGTGACCGAGCAGCAGGGTGCGCTCACCCGTCTCCGGATGGACCCGCACGACCGGGTGGATCGTCTCGTAGGTGTTGCGGCGAAACTCGTCCTGGTAGAGCCGACGTTCTGCGGTCAGGGCCGGATCCGAGCTGCCCGCGTCGAGCTTCTCGGCATAGTCGTAGAGGTTGGTGTGCAGGGCCCACAGGTTGTCGACGAGCGCCTTCAACGCGTCCGGCAACTGCTCGTAGGCGGCGGTCGTGGACGCCCACGTCGTCGCACCGCCGTACGGCGGCAGCGTCACCGCACGCAGGATCGACGCCTTCGGAATGCGGTCGACGAAGCTGACATCGGTGTGCCAGCTGTTGGCGGCACCCTCGATGGGCAACAGCCGCTTGCCTTTCGAGTGGACGGTGGGGTGCGACTGGGTCTGCGTGCCGAGCAGACCCGCGAAGGCCCACTGCTCCTCGTCGTCGAGATGATGCTGGCCGCGGAAGACGATCGCTTTGTGCACGGCGAGCGCATAGCGGATCGCCTCGACAGTCTCGGGCGACAACGACCCGGACAAGCGCACCCCGTCGATGCGAGCACCGATGCGCTCCCCCAGCCTGGTGACCGCGATCCCTCCGGCGGCATAGACGGATTCGGCGGTGGTCGTATCGCGATCGAGTTCGGTGATGGTCATGCGATCTCCCCTTCGATGATCTGAACCGGGCATTGTTGACTGCGCCCGTTCAGTTCACCGCCATCCGTCGTCCGAGTCGACGGTTGTGGTCACCGAGATCGAAACGAACCGCTCCCGGAAGCACGCAATCTCACCTGAGGACCTCGCTCCGCCAGAAGGCGTCGCCGTCGGGCCTCGTCTCGTGGTCGTCGAAGAAGGCGACGAGCGCCCGGGCCGCTGCCGTGGCATCGGGGAAGCGGCGTCCCTCCATCGGTCCGCGGATGACCTCGAGCGTCCCGGAGACCGGATCGACGCGCCCCTGCACGCGGTATCCCCCGATATCGGCCACGACCGCGAGCCGCCCGTCGTCGGCGTCGGGTTCCGCGACCGTCGGTGCGGCCGGACGTTCCACGCGGGCGGTCGCGGCAGGCACGGGCGCCGGGCCGCGCCCGGGATCCTTGATCTTCGCGAGACCGAGCAGATCCCAGTGATCGTGACCGTGAACAACGTTGCTGCGCTGGATCGGGTGGCTGCCGGTGGGTGTCCGGCCGGGGCGATCGGCGAGCCAGAGGGCGACCTCCTCCTCGATTCCCGCTTCGATGTCGTCCGCGTCCACCACGTAGAACTCCGGTGTCGAGGGTGCGAGATCGACGAACACCCAGTGCGACACACCTGCGCCGTCGGTGGCGGGAACTCCGTCGCGACGTCGCGCGAGCCACGGATCGCTCGCCGTCGAACACACCCGCACCACTCGTTCGGAGCCGTCCGCCCCGCGTACGCGGACGTCCCGCTGCCCGGAAATCGGCTCGGCCCGGCCGCCGCGCGCCAGCACTTCGGCAACGAAGGCCGTGACTCCCTGTCGAACGATGTCCCCCATGTCGGCTCCTCTTCTCGGTGCGTACATCGGCCGGTCGAGTGGGATCTGCGACTCGATGCACCCACGTCCTGCGGTCTCTGTCGAGACCGGAGGTCTCGAGCGACCATACGTGGCTACGAGCAGAAGAAGAACCGACTGTGACCTATCACCGGAACGCATCACCTTTCGTGGTGAGCGCCTTGACCCGTTCGACGACGCGGTCCTGCAGTTTGGACGGGGTGCGCCAGCGCATCGCGAGCTTGTCGTAGTCCATGGCGTGCTCGGCGATGATGTCCTTGAGCTGCTCGACTCCGAGGGACGACAGTCTCTCCCGCAGAGTCGCCTCTCCGCTCTCGCGGTACACCGCGAACGGATCGAATGCGCCGGGTGCACGCCGGCTGCGACGTGCGGGCGTCCTGGCCACAGTAGGAGGAGCAGCAGCGACGGGAGGAGCAGCACGGCCGGGAACGGTCGTGCGGACCGGCGCGTCCGCGGTCACCGAGAGCGCGGTTGCCAGCGCCTTCGCGAAGCGCGGCGTACGTGCCGCCTCGTCGGCGATCACCTGCACGAGGGCGACGAGTGCGCCGGCAGTTCCTGGGGCTGCCTCGTCGAGGCGGAACAGCGCCGAACTCGCCTCGCCGATACGCACCCGCAGACGCGCCTGTGCCATGTCGGTGTCGGTACCGGAATTCGTCACAGGTACACCTGCGCATTCATCATGATCGTCTCGGTGAGGATCCGCAGCGCGTCGTACTGGCCGGTGTTGCCGTACTTGCGCTTGAGCGTGCCGTAGGGCACGTACTCGGCGGACGCCGCGATCTGGTTGGCTTCGGGCACCCAGGCGGGAACGACGTTCGCGATCCGGTCGTCGCGCTGGAGTTGTTCGATGATGGCGCGGTGCAGATTCGATGCACTGCGATATTTCGTGATGACGAGACCGATCTCGCGCACCGGATGGCGGGTCCGTTCCGCGAATTCCCGAATCTTCGTCTGCAGCGGCGGGATTCCGTAGGTCGAGAGGATGTCGGGGATCGTGGGGATCAGATACCCGTCGGCGAGACGCAATCCGTTGAGGGTGAGGATGCCGAGATTCGGCGGGCAGTCGACGAGAATGTAATCGTATCGGTCGGCGATGGGCCGCACGGCCGAGAGGAGGACCTCGACCGGACGATGCGAGCCGGGAT harbors:
- a CDS encoding ParA family protein, which produces MARVIATINLKGGVGKTTTTAALGEFMAAEFGQRVLLIDLDPQTNLTTMMVGEERWQELNELGRTLATLFRKAIDPDADEFDIEKAVQRGVSPVRTVRDLDLLASSLDLMDIQEGLTHQQYADPGSHRPVEVLLSAVRPIADRYDYILVDCPPNLGILTLNGLRLADGYLIPTIPDILSTYGIPPLQTKIREFAERTRHPVREIGLVITKYRSASNLHRAIIEQLQRDDRIANVVPAWVPEANQIAASAEYVPYGTLKRKYGNTGQYDALRILTETIMMNAQVYL
- a CDS encoding TauD/TfdA dioxygenase family protein, with translation MTITELDRDTTTAESVYAAGGIAVTRLGERIGARIDGVRLSGSLSPETVEAIRYALAVHKAIVFRGQHHLDDEEQWAFAGLLGTQTQSHPTVHSKGKRLLPIEGAANSWHTDVSFVDRIPKASILRAVTLPPYGGATTWASTTAAYEQLPDALKALVDNLWALHTNLYDYAEKLDAGSSDPALTAERRLYQDEFRRNTYETIHPVVRVHPETGERTLLLGHFVKEFVGLKSSETAALFQLLQSRITKLENTFRWAWEDGDVAIWDNRATQHYGIADFGDHARRLQRITLAGDIPVGVDGTRSRVVQGDASEYSVVEQPSRLPGFDER